ACAATCATAGTCTCCATAAATTAATACTTTTTGTTTTTTTTCGTAAGCTTTTTTTATTAAAGAAACTGCTTTGTCCATATCTGGTAGCTTAAAAGGATCATGAAAATCATTTAACGAAGGAAATAAAAATTTTTCAATTGCCTCTTTGCTATTATATCCTCTATTTTGCAATATTTTTATTATTTGTGGCTTTATTTTAATATAGTTAATTTCTATTGGATTGATTTCAATACTCTTATATTCTTTCACAATCCAGCGTTTTCTCTGAAATATCATTTAATGTCATTATCCTCCTGAATTTAATAATATAATGATAATATTAAAGTTATTGTTACAAAAAAAGAAGTTAATGCTCCAACAATTGATTGCTTTAAATCATGTCTTTTAATTTCTATTCTTGACCAAATAACAATTGGAATAAATATCAACATCCATACTGTTTTTATACCTGAATAAAAATTTAAAGCAATTATAGGTCCAGTTATTCCACATGAATGTCCACTTGCTTTAAAATGAAATACTTTATTAGTAATAGTTAATATTATAGCAGATATAAAATATGATAAATATAATGTTATCATTGACTTAGTTGGTTTTGATAAAAATAGTAAACTTAAAATACCTAAAAAATATCCCAAAAAACTAAATATAAATGCCAATTTTCTTTCAAATTCTCTTCCTTTTTGTTTATACTTTTTAGTAAAACGTGTCAATATATATGTAACATAAGGTATTAATGAAAAAAATAATAACGAGTTTATATAGTAATAAAAGTTATTATTATAATTTTTATTTGGGTTATCAACCCACATAATTGTAAAAACGAAAAATGCTACAAAAGGAACTGTAAAAATTACACTTACTATATAAGCAATTTTCTTTTTCATAAAAATCATCTCCTAATAACAATTTGATATATTAATTATATTATATAATTTGTTAAATACAAAAAAAGAGGCTATCTTATTATGATAACCTCTTAAATTCTTTTCTTTTTATTTTGTGTTTTTTTCTTACTTAAACTCATTGAAGCTAATATTAATCCTAATATAGGCCCTATAATTACTAAATACCAGTAATACTTAGTAAATTCAAAGCTCCTCTTTATAATAAAACCTATAATAATAAAGGTTAATGCTAATAATAATGATGAAATAAAAGCATTTCTTTTATTGTACTGTTCAGAAAACTCAGCTGTCTCAAATCCTAAATAGGCACAGCCTAATAGCATTGATAAAAAGCTAAGGATTTTTGCAATACGTTCATTCATAGAAAAAAATATCACAAAAATTGATATAACCAATATTAATAAACATGACATAAATAGACTTTTAACATATATCCAAAAAAAATTCCAAAAGTTACTATTCTTAACCTTTTTCTTCATTCAAAATTATCAATAAATTTTGCTCTCAATAAAATTTATTAACCTAAACAATTTTTTAGAACTCTTATTTATAGACCTAATTTTTTTGCTTCTTCTAATAATTTTTCAATTCTGTCTGTTTTCTCCCATGGTAAATCTAAGTCGGTTCTTCCAAAGTGCCCATAAGCAGCAACATTTTTATAAATTGGTCTTCTTAAATTTAAATCACGAATTATTGCAGCAGGTCTTAAATCAAATACTTTTGTAGCAATTTGAGCTAATTTTTCATCATCAATTTTCCCTGTCCCAAAGGTATCAATTCTTACTGATAATGGTTTTGCAACACCAATTGCATAAGCAATTTGAACTTCACATTTCTTAGCTAATCCTGCTGCAACTATATTCTTTGCAACATACCTTGCAGCATAAGAAGCTGATCTATCAACCTTTGTAGGATCTTTTCCTGAAAAAGCTCCACCACCATGTCTCGCATAACCACCGTATGTGTCAACTATTATCTTCCTTCCTGTTAGTCCAGAATCTCCTTGAGGTCCACCAATTACAAATCTACCTGTAGGATTAACATATATTCTTGTATTTTGGTCAATCATTGATTCTGGAACTATTGGTTTTATAACATGTTTTAAAATATCAGCTTCTATAGTAGCATGTGAAACTTCTGGACTATGTTGTGTAGAAACAACAATTGTATCAACTCTAATTGGTTTATCATCTTCATACTCAATAGTCACTTGTGTTTTTCCATCTGGTCTTAAATATGGTAAAGTACCATTCTTTCTAACCTCTGATAATCTTCTTGATAATTTATGAGCAAGTGAAATTGGCATTGGCATAAGTTCAGGCGTTTCATCACATGCAAAGCCAAACATCATACCTTGATCTCCAGCACCAATTGCTTCTATCTCTTCGTCAGTCATTTCACCTGTTTTTGCTTCTAATGCTTTATCAACACCCATTGCAATATCAGGTGATTGTTCATCAATCGCTGTTAGAACAGCACAAGTATCAGCATCAAAACCAAATTTAGCTCTTGTGTAACCTATTTCTCTAATTGTGTCTCTTGCAATCTTTGGTATATCAACATAACATGAAGTAGTAATTTCACCCATAACAAGAACTAGGCCAGTTGTAACTGAAACCTCACAAGCAACTCTAGCATTAGGGTCCTTTTCTAATATTGCATCAAGTACTGAATCAGATATTTGGTCACATATTTTATCTGGATGACCTTCAGTAACAGATTCAGAAGTAAATAGTTTTCTCATTTTTTAACCTCCTAAAAATATTATTACCAAAATAAAATAATATAATTAATGCCTCTTCTGATTAGAAGAGGCAAAACTTTTTATGTTTTTCCTCATCTCTCAGAATACATATTGCATTCTGAAGGAGTTGGCACCATTGCAAAATTGCTGGTTGCCGGGCTTCATAGGGCCTTTTCCCTCCACCTCTCTTGATAAGGAGAAGATATTTACTTTTAAAGCCTAATATATATTAGCAGAATAATTTTCTATTGTCAATAATTTAAAAAAAATATTTAAATTTTTGTTGAATTTCTAAAAATAATTTCGCAATCGATCTCTTGTTTTACTTCATTAATCTTTCCTCTTATCATATTTATTATCATTTTAGCAGCTAATTCACCTAATTTTTCTTTTGGATGATTAATAGAAGTTAACTTTATTTCAGATAAGGTTGATAAAAAAGAATTATCAAAACCAGCAACTGAAATATCTTGTGGAATTTTGTATCCTTTTTCTTTCAAAGTAATGCACATGGAAAGAGCTATTTTATCATTATAACAAACTATACAATCAAACTTTTCTTTATTAACTTTTTTCAATGCTTCAAACTGTATAGTTGAATATTCATCAGTTTCAAACCACAAAATATCATAAGCAACATTATTTTTTTCACAGGCATTCTTAAATCCTTCATATCTCTTTAAGCCTTGTAAATCATCTTTCTTAAAAATTCCTAACAAATTGCTATGCAATTTACATAGTTTATCAACCAATTTAAATACTGCTACAGTATCATTGGTAATAATATAGTTTTTTGATATACTTTCTAAAATAGTATTAATAAATATTGTAGGAATACCTTTTTGATCTAAGGCATTATAAATCATGCTATTTGGTGATTTAAATGCACTTTTTGTAGGTTCTATTATAACTCCAATTATTTTATCGTTTTGCAATATATTATTCAAATGGTACTTTTCAATTTCGTAATTATTATCAGTTGATAATAAAATAAGACCAAAACCTTCTTTTGTCATTATTTTTTCAATTCCTCTAATTATCGAAGGAAAAATATAATCGGAAATATAGGTGGTAAGCACTGCAATATAACGTGCGGTATCATTATAGCCATTTGCAACAAATGTACCTTTTCCTTTAATTGAAACCAAGACTCCTTCAAATGTAAG
The sequence above is drawn from the Caldicellulosiruptoraceae bacterium PP1 genome and encodes:
- the metK gene encoding methionine adenosyltransferase, whose translation is MRKLFTSESVTEGHPDKICDQISDSVLDAILEKDPNARVACEVSVTTGLVLVMGEITTSCYVDIPKIARDTIREIGYTRAKFGFDADTCAVLTAIDEQSPDIAMGVDKALEAKTGEMTDEEIEAIGAGDQGMMFGFACDETPELMPMPISLAHKLSRRLSEVRKNGTLPYLRPDGKTQVTIEYEDDKPIRVDTIVVSTQHSPEVSHATIEADILKHVIKPIVPESMIDQNTRIYVNPTGRFVIGGPQGDSGLTGRKIIVDTYGGYARHGGGAFSGKDPTKVDRSASYAARYVAKNIVAAGLAKKCEVQIAYAIGVAKPLSVRIDTFGTGKIDDEKLAQIATKVFDLRPAAIIRDLNLRRPIYKNVAAYGHFGRTDLDLPWEKTDRIEKLLEEAKKLGL
- a CDS encoding GntR family transcriptional regulator; translation: MDTKYKIIIDFIKESIQSGKFKEGQPIYSENMLAKKFNASRHTVRRAIMELTFEGVLVSIKGKGTFVANGYNDTARYIAVLTTYISDYIFPSIIRGIEKIMTKEGFGLILLSTDNNYEIEKYHLNNILQNDKIIGVIIEPTKSAFKSPNSMIYNALDQKGIPTIFINTILESISKNYIITNDTVAVFKLVDKLCKLHSNLLGIFKKDDLQGLKRYEGFKNACEKNNVAYDILWFETDEYSTIQFEALKKVNKEKFDCIVCYNDKIALSMCITLKEKGYKIPQDISVAGFDNSFLSTLSEIKLTSINHPKEKLGELAAKMIINMIRGKINEVKQEIDCEIIFRNSTKI